Proteins encoded together in one Prunus dulcis chromosome 3, ALMONDv2, whole genome shotgun sequence window:
- the LOC117620721 gene encoding phenolic glucoside malonyltransferase 1-like codes for MANPSSVKVVEVCRVAPPPPPSPGAFSSPSSLPLTFFDIRWLRFGPVQRLYFYQMPTSSATPLFFDSVLIPRLKTSLSNTLQHFLPLAGNLTWPQDSQKPVLSYVQGDAISLTIAESNADFYHLSSGDFVEATEYHSLVPQLGASHEQAAVVALQITVFPNCGFSIGTSMHHAILDGKTSTLFVKSWAHICKHDDQSNSVLPDQLKQFYDRRVIQDPAQLGVLYSNSYRNKDGPNNRSLMFWERKPPPGSIRGTFEFTRADIETLRQLLKAKLAEQKQEDIRSVHVSTFTLACAYTWVCIVKAEEINSEQTRLAFNVDCRSRLDPPISPNYFGNCIAGRTAVAETKALFGEDGLVVAVNAISEAIKSLEKGVLDGAENWVSRLFAVTSERMLTLAGSHRFGVYETDFGWGRPKKVEIVSIDRTRAISFSDAKTDAGVVDVGLVLDKHSMQVFASLFAKGLQNP; via the coding sequence ATGGCAAACCCTAGCTCAGTTAAAGTAGTTGAAGTTTGCAGGGtggctcctcctcctccaccctCACCCGGGGCATTCTCTTCCCCGAGCTCCCTTCCCCTTACCTTCTTCGACATCCGTTGGTTAAGGTTTGGGCCGGTCCAGCGCCTTTATTTCTACCAAATGCCTACTTCCTCTGCAACACCACTCTTCTTTGATTCCGTACTTATCCCCAGACTCAAAACCTCACTCTCTAACACCCTCCAGCACTTCCTACCTCTAGCAGGAAACCTCACTTGGCCTCAAGACTCCCAAAAGCCCGTTCTTAGCTATGTCCAAGGCGACGCCATTTCACTCACGATAGCAGAGTCTAATGCTGACTTCTACCATCTTTCAAGTGGTGACTTCGTTGAAGCCACAGAGTACCATTCTCTGGTACCCCAGTTGGGAGCTTCTCATGAACAAGCTGCAGTGGTTGCATTGCAAATCACTGTCTTTCCCAACTGTGGCTTTTCCATTGGAACTTCCATGCACCACGCAATTCTAGATGGCAAGACTTCAACTTTGTTTGTGAAATCTTGGGCTCACATTTGCAAACATGATGATCAATCTAATTCAGTGCTACCTGATCAGCTGAAACAATTCTATGACAGAAGGGTCATTCAAGATCCAGCTCAGCTCGGAGTACTCTACTCGAACTCCTATCGAAATAAGGACGGTCCCAACAATAGAAGCTTAATGTTTTGGGAGAGGAAACCCCCGCCGGGCTCTATCCGAGGCACCTTTGAATTCACAAGAGCAGATATAGAAACACTGAGGCAATTGTTAAAGGCTAAATTGGCAGAGCAGAAACAAGAAGATATTCGTTCAGTTCATGTGTCAACTTTCACTCTAGCTTGTGCCTATACATGGGTTTGCATAGTCAAGGCAGAGGAAATAAACAGTGAACAAACACGTCTGGCTTTTAACGTGGACTGCAGGTCTCGCTTGGATCCTCCTATATCTCCAAACTATTTTGGGAACTGCATAGCGGGACGTACAGCAGTTGCCGAAACAAAAGCCTTGTTTGGAGAAGATGGGTTGGTTGTGGCTGTGAACGCAATCAGTGAAGCTATAAAGAGTTTGGAGAAGGGGGTGTTGGATGGGGcagagaattgggtttcaaGGTTGTTTGCTGTGACTAGTGAGAGAATGCTTACGCTTGCCGGTTCACATCGGTTTGGTGTTTATGAGACTGATTTTGGATGGGGAAGACCAAAGAAGGTTGAGATTGTTTCCATAGATAGAACCAGAGCTATCTCCTTTTCAGATGCCAAGACTGATGCTGGGGTTGTTGATGTTGGGTTGGTCTTAGACAAACATAGCATGCAGGTTTTTGCTTCTCTATTTGCTAAAGGTCTTCAAAACCCTTGA